In Paramormyrops kingsleyae isolate MSU_618 chromosome 5, PKINGS_0.4, whole genome shotgun sequence, one DNA window encodes the following:
- the psmd12 gene encoding 26S proteasome non-ATPase regulatory subunit 12 — MAEDRSERSDGKIVKMEIDYSSTVDRRLPECEKMAKAGRLQEAIDNLLSLEKQTRTASDMVSTSRILVAIVQMCYEAKDWDALNENVILLSKRRSQLKQAVAKMVQECYTYVDKLTDLTVKLRLIDTLRTVTAGKIYVEIERARLTRTLANIKEQNGEVKEAASILQELQVETYGSMEKKEKVEFILEQMRLCIAVKDYIRTQIISKKINTKFFQEEGTQESKLKYYNLMIQVDQHEGSYLSICKHYRAIYDTPCILEDSSQWQQALKSVVMYAILAPYDNEQSDLVHRISADKKLEEIPKYRDLLKQFTTMELMRWASLVEDYGKELREGSPDSPATDVFACTEEGEKRWKDLKNRVVEHNIRIMAKYYTRITMKRMAGLLDLSVDESEEFLSNLVVNKTIYAKVDRLAGIINFQRPKDPNDLLNDWSHKLNSLMSLVNKTTHLIAKEEMIHNLQ; from the exons ATGGCTGAAGACAGATCAGAACGATCGGACGGGAAGATCGTAAAAATGGAGATTGACTACAGTTCCACGGTGGACCGACGTCTTCCAGAATGCGAGAAAATGGCTAAA GCTGGAAGACTCCAAGAAGCCATTGACAATTTGTTGTCTTTGGAAAAGCAAACGAGAACA GCTTCAGACATGGTGTCAACCTCCAGGATACTAGTGGCCATCGTCCAGATGTGTTATGAGGCGAAAGACTGGGATGCACTGAACGAAAACGTCATACTTCTATCAAAAAGGAGGAGTCAGCTAAAACAG GCTGTAGCCAAGATGGTGCAGGAGTGCTACACGTATGTAGATAAGCTGACGGACCTGACCGTCAAACTGCGGCTCATTGATACCCTGCGCACAGTCACTGCAGGCAAG ATCTATGTGGAGATCGAGCGTGCCAGGTTGACCAGGACACTGGCCAACATTAAGGAGCAGAATGGGGAGGTGAAGGAAGCCGCTTCAATCCTGCAGGAGTTGCAG GTTGAAACCTATGGCTCaatggagaagaaagaaaagGTGGAGTTCATTCTGGAACAGATGAGGCTTTGCATTGCCGTGAAGGACTACATTCGTACTCAGATCATCAGCAAGAAGATCAACACCAAGTTTTTCCAAGAAGAGGGAACTCAG GAATCCAAGCTGAAGTACTACAATCTGATGATCCAGGTGGATCAGCACGAGGGCTCCTACCTCTCCATATGCAAGCATTACCGTGCGATTTATGACACCCCCTGCATCTTGGAAGACAGCAGCCAATGGCAGCAG GCCCTGAAGAGCGTGGTGATGTATGCCATCTTGGCACCTTATGACAACGAGCAGTCTGACCTGGTACACCGAATCAGTGCTGACAAGAAGCTGGAAGAGATTCCCAAATACAG GGACCTTTTGAAGCAGTTCACCACCATGGAGCTAATGCGTTGGGCGTCTCTGGTGGAGGATTATGGGAAGGAATTGAGGGAGGGGTCCCCAGACAGTCCTGCCACAGATGTTTTTGCCTGTACTGAGGAGGGCGAAAAGAGATGGAAAGACCTAAAAAACAGAGTGGTAGAACAT AACATAAGAATAATGGCAAAGTATTACACAAGGATCACAATGAAAAGGATGGCCGGACTTCTCGATCTTTCTGTCGAT GAGTCTGAAGAGTTTCTTTCCAACTTGGTGGTGAACAAGACGATTTATGCCAAGGTGGACAGGTTGGCCGGTATCATCAATTTCCAGAGGCCAAAGGACCCCAATGATCTTCTGAACGACTGGTCACACAAACTGAATTCGCTCATGTCGTTGGTGAACAAAACCACTCACCTCATTGCCAAAGAGGAGATGATACACAACCTTCAGTAG